In the genome of Electrophorus electricus isolate fEleEle1 chromosome 26, fEleEle1.pri, whole genome shotgun sequence, one region contains:
- the pex6 gene encoding peroxisome assembly factor 2, whose protein sequence is MRKGFNMAIRTRVFCLEPFPARLHPLHVAVSESQFARTFSSSGGATRALLLSCGPSTKACVLVCARAASEDEVPERAGRVRGDALALYVSKAFLQHHGVQEDARGTARLLQPLPLSRVVIGARTRPSFRWACSSHFADALHVLASCRGQTLLARQGDALLLPCHPLLGEDTTQVHQYLSDLVVLECAPVTQGVITVDTCIVVSDCRDLWQGVVSRPTNVSFYVSDFAHYANSLGSGGSLLSSKLLANSGFTGFLQALECRLDVRVVDFARLCRQVIFGAGARSCTEVDVDGTVFVSKRLLLQLGLFNGEWVFSALGAFVAKAKKSSSTDVAPSPVDVGNGRTSKVLCQARGEARLAKIMAFEVDTLSDMDVGDDVGFISPVHWFNMSNGEPAPVGSKAVKIKRWNKTPVQTGLKLSASACCSAAPSYAKELHLEVVISPDYISHGPFDNILFKHFSTPRLVQQGCLLGIPTQGHPELLENSSVEITRWPVLYFKVKQVKGFSEEEEDCEEESYLADTDHTSLYMRGSTNSMAPCCISEVGTSFWSSLCPPGFSDPIEQLVTIMQPHLTDRGATLKRGCSVLLVGPGGSGKAMVVGAVCRRLHLHLLKVDCVSLCGDTAAACESKMAAAFHRAEQHGPCVLLLRNLQLLGQRRDGTEMESRVVSALRQLIADVHSSVIVVGSVPGQQDLSSNVVPAFVHQVAIESHSEEQRKAMLAGLSEDLPLGKDVSLAKIAKQTAGFLLGDFCALLTSAGKAAHRRLLMIYYPHGAYPQDEEDLCACGVTITASDFTAALETLQKRHSKAIGAPEIPSVRWQDVGGLQQVKKDILDTIQLPLERPELLSAGLRRSGLLLYGPPGTGKTLLAKAVATECSMTFLSVKGPELINMYVGQSEENIREVFRKARVAAPCIIFFDELDSLAPNRGRSGDSGGVMDRVVSQLLAELDGLHSSGDVFVIGATNRPDLLDQSLLRPGRFDRLVYVGIGEDRESQLQILRAIVRKFKVEPGVSLSEIVDRCPLHLTGADLYALCSDAMTSAVKRKILLISEGLDSEDSELTLCAEDFSYALDILQPSVSEQELQKYKLIQQKFTAK, encoded by the exons ATGCGCAAGGGATTCAACATGGCGATCCGCACGCGAGTGTTTTGCCTCGAACCGTTCCCTGCGCGTCTGCACCCTTTGCACGTGGCGGTCAGCGAGTCCCAGTTCGCGCGGACCTTCTCGAGCAGCGGCGGCGCCACGCGCGCGTTGCTGTTGTCCTGCGGGCCGTCCACGAAAGCGTGCGTTCTGGTCTGCGCTCGCGCGGCGAGTGAGGACGAGGTTCCCGAGCGCGCGGGGAGAGTAAGAGGCGACGCGCTCGCCCTGTACGTCAGCAAAGCCTTCCTCCAGCACCACGGCGTGCAGGAAGACGCGCGAGGCACCGCGCGTCTCCTGCAGCCTCTGCCGCTGAGCAGGGTGGTCATTGGCGCGCGCACGAGACCGAGCTTCAGGTGGGCGTGCTCGAGTCACTTTGCTGATGCGCTGCACGTACTGGCGTCCTGTCGTGGGCAGACGCTGCTGGCGAGGCAGGGCGATGCGTTGCTGCTGCCGTGCCACCCTCTGCTCGGCGAGGATACCACACAGGTGCATCAGTACCTGTCCGACTTAGTCGTGTTGGAGTGTGCACCCGTCACGCAGGGGGTAATCACAGTGGATACTTGCATCGTGGTGTCGGACTGCAGGGATCTTTGGCAAGGCGTCGTCAGCAGACCCACAAACGTGTCGTTCTACGTGTCAGATTTTGCCCACTATGCCAACAGCCTTGGGTCAGGCGGTTCTCTGCTGAGCAGTAAACTACTGGCCAACTCTGGGTTCACGGGTTTTCTTCAGGCTCTGGAATGCAGGCTCGATGTGCGCGTGGTTGACTTTGCCAGGCTTTGCAGGCAGGTCATATTCGGCGCGGGAGCGAGATCCTGTACGGAGGTGGACGTGGACGGCACGGTTTTTGTGAGCAAGAGACTGCTGCTACAGCTGGGGTTGTTCAACGGCGAGTGGGTGTTCTCTGCCCTGGGTGCCTTTGTAGCAAAGGCTAAGAAGTCTTCAAGTACAGACGTGGCTCCAAGTCCCGTTGATGTGGGAAACGGAAGAACCTCGAAGGTTCTGTGTCAGGCCAGAGGGGAAGCTCGGCTTGCCAAAATCATGGCGTTTGAGGTGGACACGCTTTCTGACATGGATGTAGGTGATGATGTAGGTTTCATCTCGCCTGTGCACTGGTTCAACATGTCTAATGGAGAACCAGCACCTGTTGGGAGTAAGGCTGTCAAAATAAAG AGATGGAACAAGACACCAGTACAGACAGGGTTAAAACTGTCTGCAAGTGCATGTTGTTCTGCTGCACCGTCCTATGCTAAGGAACTACACCTTGAAGTTGTCATATCTCCAGACTACATCTCCCATGGACCCTTTGACAACATTCTCTTCAAGCACTTTAGCACACCAAG ACTTGTGCAACAGGGATGCTTACTGGGAATCCCAACACAAGGTCATCCTGAACTTTTGGAGAACAGCTCGGTTGAAATTACAAG GTGGCCTGTcttgtattttaaagtaaagCAGGTGAAGGGATTttctgaggaggaggaggattgTGAAGAAGAATCATATCTTGCAGACACAGACCACACCTCATTGTATATG AGAGGTTCGACCAATAGCATGGCACCGTGCTGCATCTCAGAGGTGGGCACATCTTTCTGGTCGAGCCTGTGCCCTCCTGGCTTCTCTGACCCCATAGAGCAGCTTGTCACCATCATGCAACCCCACCTCACTGACAG AGGTGCTACTCTGAAGCGAGGCTGTTCAGTTCTGCTCGTGGGTCCCGGCGGGAGCGGAAAGGCTATGGTGGTTGGAGCCGTGTGTCGGAGATTACACCTGCATCTGCTCAAG GTGGACTGTGTGAGCCTCTGTGGAGACACAGCAGCTGCCTGCGAGTCCAAAATGGCAGCAGCTTTCCACCGAGCTGAACAGCATGGCCCATGCGTGCTGTTGCTAAGGAACCTGCAGTTACTTGGCCAGCGACGGGATGGAACTGAGATGGAGTCCAGGGTTGTTTCTGCCCTTCGCCAGCTCATAGCTGATGTCCACTCAAG TGTAATCGTGGTTGGGTCTGTTCCTGGCCAGCAGGATTTGTCCTCAAATGTGGTACCAGCCTTTGTGCACCAGGTGGCAATAGAGAGTCActcagaggagcagagaaaagcCATGCTAGCCGGCCTCAGTGAAGACCTCCCTCTTGGAAAAGACGTCAGCCTAGCCAAGATCGCTAAACAGACAGCG GGTTTCCTCTTGGGGGATTTCTGTGCATTACTCACCAGTGCGGGGAAAGCAGCTCATCGACGTCTGCTTATGATTTA TTATCCCCATGGAGCCTATCCCCAGGATGAAGAAgacctgtgtgcgtgtggggtgACCATCACGGCGTCGGATTTCACTGCAGCGCTGGAGACCCTACAGAAAAGACACTCCAAGGCCATTGGAGCACCAGAG ATCCCGTCGGTGAGGTGGCAGGACGTGGGCGGTCTGCAGCAGGTGAAGAAGGACATCCTGGACACCATCCAGCTCCCTCTGGAGCGTCCTGAGCTGCTCTCCGCGGGCCTGCGCCGCTCTGGGCTGCTGCTCTATGGGCCGCCCGGCACAGGCAAAACGTTGCTGGCTAAAGCTGTGGCCACAGAATGCTCCATGACCTTCCTCAG TGTGAAAGGTCCCGAGCTCATTAACATGTATGTAGGTCAGAGTGAGGAGAACATCAGAGAGG TGTTCCGCAAGGCCAGGGTGGCAGCTCCATGCATAATCTTCTTCGACGAGCTGGACTCTTTGGCTCCCAACCGAGGCCGCAGCGGCGACTCAGGGGGAGTGATGGACAG GGTTGTATCCCAACTTTTGGCTGAGCTCGACGGGCTGCATAGTTCCGGTGACGTCTTCGTGATCGGAGCAACCAACCGACCGGACTTACTAGACCAGTCCTTGCTCAGGCCTGGCAG GTTCGACAGGCTGGTCTACGTCGGCATCGGTGAAGACCGCGAATCCCAGCTGCAGATTCTCAGGGCCATAGTGAGAAA GTTTAAGGTTGAGCCAGGGGTCAGCCTATCGGAGATAGTGGACCGGTGTCCTCTGCACCTCACAGGAGCAGATCTCTACGCACTCTGCTCCGATGCCATGACGTCTGCTGTCAAGAGGAAGATCTTGCTCATCAGTGAAG GTCTGGACTCTGAGGACAGTGAGCtcaccctgtgtgctgaggacTTCAGTTATGCTCTGGACATCCTGCAGCCATCTGTGTCTGAGCAGGAGCTGCAAAAGTACAAACTCATCCAGCAGAAATTCACCGCAAAGTAA